The Mangrovibacterium diazotrophicum DNA window GTACGAGTTGTCGAAATAATCTTTAATGACTTGCGACATAAAGCTGCCGCGGTAGTCCTCTTTCGATACCAAAGGATGGTACTCGTAGGTGTTACCGTAGGCTGTGAAGCCAATCAGACCCTTGTCCTGCAGTAAGCGCACCAACGACGAGATTGTATTGTAGTGGGGCTTTGGATCGGGATACTCGGCGATGATGTCTTTCACGAACGCTTTTTCCAGCTTCCATAAAATTTTCATCAGCTCTTCTTCTTTGCGGGTTAGTTTCTTCATCTGTTTGCGATGTTTTGTTTCGGAATTAAAAGTATAACTGATTTTGCAGTTTTGCAACTGAAAATACAGTTAGTGAACTGAAAAATTAGTTTGGTGTCTTTGGAGGTGTTACTCTTTTGTTGTTTGTATTACGGGCCTAACTTCCTGTCTGGGGATTAAAAACGTTGATAATGAATTGGTTTATAATCATTTGGTGAAAGTATGGGCACAAGGATGAACGATCAGGGGTAAACGAATATTTTTAAACTATTGGTTGAAAGTGCTAATTTAGACGGGTGTCTAATTGGAATGTCGAAATATGACAGAAATTAAATTTGAAATTGGGAGTGTTCCGGATACAGCACAAATCATTGAGGTTTATAATGGTTCAGGAATTAACCGGCCTACAGCAGATTTCAACCGAATTGAAAAAATGTATTCCAATTCGAACCTGGTCGTCAGTGCCTGGAAGGGAGATGAACTTGTTGGAATCGCACGTTCGCTGACGGATTTTTGTTACGCTTGCTATTTATCTGATCTGGCTGTAAAAAGAGAATACCAGAAAGAGGGCATCGGAAAACGGTTGATTGAGCTGACCCAACAAGAAATCGGAGAGGAAACCGCCCTGATCCTTTTATCGGCACCCGCTGCGATGGGCTATTATCCCAAAGTTGGTTTTGATAAAGTGGAGAATGGATTTATTATCAGGCGTACAAAATAGGTGCTGTAACCACAAAGTGCACACAATCTAAATCGATGATGAATAAAACAGTGTTTCACAGATTGAAAGCAAACGACGACTATCGTCATGTCATCGCAGCCGGTTTTTTGGTTGTTCTCGGCTTTGTCTTTCTTTTGGGAATTAGCTCATTTTCCCGGAATGTCTTGGTATTTATCGGATTTTGTGGCTTGGCAGTGTTTGCGTACCGGTTTGTAAAAACGACTAAACCAATAACAATAGCTACAAACTCAATTTGCTTGGGGAAAGGGGTTGTAGGCTTCAAAAGCATTTGGCTAAAAGCTTGGGAAATTCGGAAAATAGAACTCATTTACGAGAAGAAAATTGAAGATCAGCCAGTGGCGCGTTTGAAAAGCGGTGTCGTTCAAACTTATTCCAATTATTACCTTATTTATTTGAAGCAGGGGGAATTATTGAAGTTTGATAATTCATACGACGACAACCTGAAAGTACACATCCGTGGATGGTGCGAGGTAAATCAGGTTGAAGTAAATTTAGAAATAGAGAAATTAACAGATGTTTCGACAGAAGATCTGTTTGAATGAAGTCAAGCTAAAAATCGAAGGATGAAATTAAATCGGTTTTGTATTGTACTCCTCTTTTTTCTGGCGGTAACTAGCGTTGCATTTTCGCAGGGGCAGATTCTTTCAGGCCGTGTAATCGACACGGAAACTGGGGAGCCAATACACAATACCGAGATTTTTATTTCGGGAACGACGGTTGGCTGTACCACGGATGCACTCGGGCAATTCTCCATAAAGCCTCCTTTTCTGCCATGTATTCTGATCGCCAATCATGTTTCGTATGAGGCCTATGTGAAGCCCATCGATTCTACGAATAATCTAATGATAGAACTGCAGCCTTCAGTATACCGGATTGGCGGAGTTAGCGTGGCAGGTAAAGACAGACGAAAAAGAAACCTTCGCTTTTTTTATGCGCATTTCATTCGGGAAAATCAGCATGATATTCAAATACTGAACGATAGTGTCCTCGTTTTTGAACGGGATGACATGAGTTTTAAAGCACACTGTTCCGACCCTCTTCTTATTGAAAATGATTTTTTAGGTTACCGGATCACGGTGATCATTGACGAGTTTAGCGTGACTGTGCATGATGGTCCAACAGGCGAACAATTGCCGTTGAATTCGGGCCGGGGCGGAGAAATATCGAACCTGAAAGGCTACTTTTATTACGAACCGCTGGAAGAGAGCATAAAAGATAAGTCCGAAATTTTCGAGGAAAACCGGCGGTCTGCCTATTACGGATCTTATCGACACTTTTTAAAAGCATTGTATGATGCTGATTTTTCGGATCAGGGCTTTGCTTTGGAGCCATTTCCCAAAGACAGTATTCCCTTCTACCAAATCAAAGGTGGCGGAGCCTTGCTCGATGCCAAGCAATACCTGATAAATGTCGATTCGCTGCACGTGACGTACTACTTCGATAACGATCAAAAGCCGGTTCCTGAAAAATATGTCAACACGCTGAATTATGTGTTTCGGAGAGGGTCTGCTATTTATCCAACCAAACAAGCTTTTGTGGTCCGAAAGAACGGAACCAGTCCCAAGTTGACTTTTACGATTCGCGGTGCCATGACGATTAAAAACTTTGCGAATTCACTTCCGGAGGATTATACCCCGGAATAGTCGGAGAAGGCTGTTTTACATTCATTTTTAGTTGTTTCCAGATAGATGCTTTGGGTAAATCGTCGTAACTTTTGTTAATCAAAGAAATTCCACATTCATTCACGATTAACCCAAAAAGAAAAAGCATGAAAAAATTAGTTTCAATTTGTACACTGTTCTTGGTATTTGTAACGGTGGCTTTCGCACAGGTGCCGCAGGAAGAAGTTGATTATTACCAATCGGTTTTCGGAATGCAGAAAAAAATGATTGTTGCTGCTTTCCTGGAGTTAGACGACTCGGACGCCTTTTGGCCGGTTTATAATGAATATGAAAAAGCCCGAAAGGAATTGGGACAGAAAAAGCTGAATTTGACACTCGACTACCTGGAGAACTACGGAAACTTTACCGATGACAAAACCGACGAGTTGGTGAAAACAAGCATGAGCAACCGGAAGGCAACCGAGGCTTTGATGGCTAAGTACTATAAGAAAGTGAAGAAAGCGTCGGGCTCAAAAATTGCTGCTCAGTTTTACCAGCTCGAATGTTTCTTCCAGACAGCTGTCAGCGCAGAAGTGTATAATTCGGTTCCTTTGATCGGAGAAATTGAATAAAAAAACCACCACGGTATTTTCATTGTTAGCAAAGTAAAGAGATAAAAAAAGAGAGGGAAAAACCCTCTCTTTTACAAGTGTAACCCTATTTGTTTTGGAACTTAATATGCTCCACCGTCAAATTCCATTTCGTTGGTGCCGTCGCCACCGTTTCTGCCGTTTTCAGTTTTGTAATTATTCAGTTTGAAGCTCAAGGTCAGCTGCACAACGCGAGGTTCGTGCTTGAACTTAAAGGTTGAGTTAAAGTTGGTGCCGCTGTTGGTACCTTGCCAGCCACCTGAACCAAAAATATCCTGCATGCTCAAGGTTGCTGTCAGTTTGCGGTTCATTAGCTCCTGGCGGTATGAGATATTCGAGTAGAATGATCCGTCGCGATCACCTTGGGCCGAAACTGAAGGCCCGCGGTAGTTACCGTCAATCTGAAGGCGTGCACTCTGCGAAAATTTGAAAGTTGCGTTCATTCGCCCGTCTTTGTTCAAACTTGAACGGCTAACATATTCACCCAAGACTTCAGCTTGTAATTCGTATTGGTAAACCGAAATACTGGTGTTCACCAACAACCATTTTGCCAGGTTCAGGTTCAGCATCAGCTCGCCCCCGGTTGATTTGTTATCGCCAACGTTGGCACTGGTCAACAGGTAAGTTCCGTCGTCGAGCACTTCTGTAATTCGGTCGTTTACATCCTTCGTTTTGCGGTGGAAAGCGTCAAGGGATACAAACGATCCTCCGAAGCGCTTCATCACACTCATGTCGTACGAGTTGGTGTAGGCCGGTTTCAATTCCGGATTTCCCTTCCGGATCGTCGTTTGATTCATGAAGGTTTCGAACGGATCGAGGTCACGGCCTCTCGGACGGTCAATTCGCCGCGAGTAGCTAGCCATCAATTGTGTACCTTCCAAAACCTCATATGAAGCGTGTACCGAAGGGAAAAAATCGAAACGATTCAATGTATAAGTCTCGGCATCGGTTCCCTGGTGTTTGGTTTCCCGGTTGGTATATTCACCTCTCAAACCAGCCATCATTTCCAGTTTGTTGAATTTATTGGAGTAAGTTGTATACAGGGCATGAATATCGCGTTTGAAGTCCATGCTGCTGGTGTAGTCTGCGTTATTTATCCAATCCTGGGTTTCTGTGTCATAATCTTCAAAAATGTAGTCTTGGGTCTCGCGACGCATCGTACTTTGAAATCCGGCTTCCAGTTTTCCGGTTTCGCCCAACGGACGCGTATAGTCCAGCTTGGCCCGGTAGTCCTGCGAATCCTCACCTTCTGTTGTTCTTACGCGCAAGTCGTAAACGTCGCTCGGATTGTAGTTTTCGTCCGCAATTACTTCCGATTGGTATTCAACGTCATCTCCGTTACGGTCGCGGAAGTAGAACATTCCTTCCAGTTTGTGGGTGCCATCTTCGCTGTATTTGTGCAGGAAGTTCACGCTCGCATCCACGAAATTGTTGTTCCGGTCCGCGTCTTCAGTTTCGAGCGTATATTTTTCAGTGAATGGAGAATTATCCAGATATTCGGTCTTGTAGTAATCATGTACATCCGATTTCGAATCGAAATTAAATGTTCCAACGTTGGCATTAAAGCCCAAGGTCGTTTTATCAGTCAGGTATAAATCGACACCACCTTTAAATCGGTAGCCATGGCGGTTAAACTCTCGGTCGCCATCCGAATTCATGTACTCGGTACTGTCGGTATAAAATGTTTCGCGTGTTGAGTGGTGTTCCCCATTCGAAATTCGATCGCTGGTATCAAAACCAAAAGTAAACTGACGCTTTTCATTTTTGTGGTTTACGGTGAAGTCCAGGCTACGACTTTCGTTCGTACTTCCCGAAACATTTAAAATTCCATCGAACCCGGTTAGCGCATTCTTTTTGGTAACCAGGTTGATGATACCGGCCATGCCATCGGGATCGTATTTGGCTGATGGGTTTGTAATAATTTCGATGTTTTCGAGGGCCGAAGCCGGAATTTGTTGCAAGGCATCACTTCCACTCAGCGCCGACGGCCGCCCGTCGATAAATACCGTGAAGCTGGATGATCCGCGCAGGGTAACGTTTCCTTCAATGTCGACCTGAACCGAGGGCGTGTTTTCCAGAACGTCTACTGCCGTACCTCCGGCTGCATTAATGTCCTGATCAACATTGATGACTTTCTTGTCAACTTTGTACTCCAGGCGGGGTTTCTCGGCAACAACCTCTACACTACCCAATTCCTGGTGCGACGCCTCGAGCGGGATTGTACCCAGGTCGATTGCCTTTTTGTCGTTGGTGACTTTAATGTTGTTGATCCGTGTTTTGTTGAACCCGATAAAATTGGCTTCAACGTAGTAAGTTCCGTTATTAATTTTTTCAATTGTAAACTCTCCTTCCGGGTTGGTAATTCCTCCGGTAACCAGAGTCGAGTCGGCGCTGTTATAAATGGAAATATTGGCGTATTCCATAGGGGTATTGGAATCTTTTTCTATTACTTTTCCCTTAATAACCGACTTCTCAGAGGGGGCGTTGTCGGGATTTGCCAGAGCGCTGATGTTCGCAAAGCACGCTGCAAATAGCAACAACCACGTGATTCGTTTCTTGTACATGTTTA harbors:
- a CDS encoding BlaI/MecI/CopY family transcriptional regulator yields the protein MKKLTRKEEELMKILWKLEKAFVKDIIAEYPDPKPHYNTISSLVRLLQDKGLIGFTAYGNTYEYHPLVSKEDYRGSFMSQVIKDYFDNSYKNAVAFFVKEKGLSPEELEELIELIKKED
- a CDS encoding GNAT family N-acetyltransferase codes for the protein MTEIKFEIGSVPDTAQIIEVYNGSGINRPTADFNRIEKMYSNSNLVVSAWKGDELVGIARSLTDFCYACYLSDLAVKREYQKEGIGKRLIELTQQEIGEETALILLSAPAAMGYYPKVGFDKVENGFIIRRTK
- a CDS encoding carboxypeptidase-like regulatory domain-containing protein, yielding MKLNRFCIVLLFFLAVTSVAFSQGQILSGRVIDTETGEPIHNTEIFISGTTVGCTTDALGQFSIKPPFLPCILIANHVSYEAYVKPIDSTNNLMIELQPSVYRIGGVSVAGKDRRKRNLRFFYAHFIRENQHDIQILNDSVLVFERDDMSFKAHCSDPLLIENDFLGYRITVIIDEFSVTVHDGPTGEQLPLNSGRGGEISNLKGYFYYEPLEESIKDKSEIFEENRRSAYYGSYRHFLKALYDADFSDQGFALEPFPKDSIPFYQIKGGGALLDAKQYLINVDSLHVTYYFDNDQKPVPEKYVNTLNYVFRRGSAIYPTKQAFVVRKNGTSPKLTFTIRGAMTIKNFANSLPEDYTPE
- a CDS encoding TonB-dependent receptor domain-containing protein, which encodes MYKKRITWLLLFAACFANISALANPDNAPSEKSVIKGKVIEKDSNTPMEYANISIYNSADSTLVTGGITNPEGEFTIEKINNGTYYVEANFIGFNKTRINNIKVTNDKKAIDLGTIPLEASHQELGSVEVVAEKPRLEYKVDKKVINVDQDINAAGGTAVDVLENTPSVQVDIEGNVTLRGSSSFTVFIDGRPSALSGSDALQQIPASALENIEIITNPSAKYDPDGMAGIINLVTKKNALTGFDGILNVSGSTNESRSLDFTVNHKNEKRQFTFGFDTSDRISNGEHHSTRETFYTDSTEYMNSDGDREFNRHGYRFKGGVDLYLTDKTTLGFNANVGTFNFDSKSDVHDYYKTEYLDNSPFTEKYTLETEDADRNNNFVDASVNFLHKYSEDGTHKLEGMFYFRDRNGDDVEYQSEVIADENYNPSDVYDLRVRTTEGEDSQDYRAKLDYTRPLGETGKLEAGFQSTMRRETQDYIFEDYDTETQDWINNADYTSSMDFKRDIHALYTTYSNKFNKLEMMAGLRGEYTNRETKHQGTDAETYTLNRFDFFPSVHASYEVLEGTQLMASYSRRIDRPRGRDLDPFETFMNQTTIRKGNPELKPAYTNSYDMSVMKRFGGSFVSLDAFHRKTKDVNDRITEVLDDGTYLLTSANVGDNKSTGGELMLNLNLAKWLLVNTSISVYQYELQAEVLGEYVSRSSLNKDGRMNATFKFSQSARLQIDGNYRGPSVSAQGDRDGSFYSNISYRQELMNRKLTATLSMQDIFGSGGWQGTNSGTNFNSTFKFKHEPRVVQLTLSFKLNNYKTENGRNGGDGTNEMEFDGGAY